From the Candidatus Liberimonas magnetica genome, the window AAATGTAAGCTTCGTCTTTATCCTGCTGGATTATTACAGCCCACTTTAAGCCTTCTATCGGAGCATAGGCTCCTACTACCCCCTTACTGTCGGAAAGCCTTGTATATTCTTTTGAACCTACAGATACGGCCTTCAAGGCTTCGTTCACTATAGGGAGGTCTTTAACGGGTGTCTTGGTTTTTGCAAGGTTGACCTGCGGGTGTGCGATTATTTCACCCTTGCTGTTCACCAAAAAGGCATACCCTGTAGATGCGATCCTTGTATGGGTTATTTTTTTCCAGAGGTTATCCAGGGTGACCGTAACATAGAGGCAGTATTGAAAGTCAAGCGGATAAACGATATTTATCCTGGGCTCGTCATTAACAAAATATACTTCGCTTAACGATGAAAGTTTGGGGCTCTTCCAGAAAGAAATAAAAGTCTGGTCTTGTTTCATCGACAAAAGGCGCGGATTCTTTTCAAGGGAAGCATTATAGGCTTTCAGGAACTCACTCCCTTTCTTCTCTACGATAGAGACAGAAACCAGGTTTTCATTGGTATTTAAGAGGGCTTGGAGCACCGACTGTCGGTCGTTCCATGTCATCTGCGAAGACAAAGTTTGTATAACATATTGTATTTCCCTGTCCAGGTTTTTTAAATACTCGTTGACGCTGTCAGCAAGGGATATGGCCATGTTCGTGTGCAGTTCCAGGATAGCGGCCTGCATCCCTTCTTTGTTGATATTTACCGTTCTCCAGCCTACGATGGCGGCAGGAACGACCGCAAGGATCACAAGAATTATGAAGAATTTTGGAAAGAGTTTTAATCTCATGTATATCCTAATTTTAGCCAAATCTATGCTTAATTGTCAATGTATGCGTGCCAGTTCAGAGAGAGCTGTTTTTGCCGTTTTGGTAAAATCATCCTTATATTTGGCCTCGATGCTTTTAACCACAGGGAATTTCATTGTCATAAAGTTCATGAAGCTCCCGTCTTTTTTCATCCTGAAGTCAAGGTGCGGCCCGGTAGCAAGCCCTGTGGCGCCCACATACCCGACAACCTGCCCCTGCCTGACACTTTCTCCGAGCCGCAGGCTTCTTTCAAAATGGGAAAGGTGGCCGTAATAGGATTCGTAGCCGTTCGGATGACGGACCCTCACGAGGTTGCCGAAACCGCCTTCCCTGGCTCTAAATACCACATGCCCGTCACCTACCGACGATACGGGCGTGCCTGCAGGCGCTGCATAATCGATGCCAAGATGAGGCCTGAATATTTTTAAGATGGGATGATACCTCCGTCCTGTAAAAAAGGAGCTTATGCGCCTGTACTGGAGAGGAGCACGCAGGAATGCCCTGCGCAGAGAGTCGCCCTTTATACTGTAATAATCGCTTTTACCGTCCGGGTAAAGGAAATATATCGCCGTATAAGTCCTGCCCCTTGATATGTACTGCGCACCGGTGATAGTATCCTTGATTATAGTCCCGTCGCCAGTCTCTTCTCTTTGCCAGACGGCTTTATAGATGTCACCGACCCGCGGCTCGGTCAGGAAGTCTATCTGCCAGG encodes:
- a CDS encoding M23 family metallopeptidase, encoding MVKFVKYLNLFLLISVFILSGCKNPEPVQVKTPVKSFNLKAGDTLGQSLKSANLPQQENDKIISSLSKVFNPRYCKAGDKYEVETDTSNNWSRFTYKPSGLNFYIVEKSSSGVISSAKKTKEIVHKTYTTQGAIKTSLWESMIAKGIDPELIVSFAEVFSWQIDFLTEPRVGDIYKAVWQREETGDGTIIKDTITGAQYISRGRTYTAIYFLYPDGKSDYYSIKGDSLRRAFLRAPLQYRRISSFFTGRRYHPILKIFRPHLGIDYAAPAGTPVSSVGDGHVVFRAREGGFGNLVRVRHPNGYESYYGHLSHFERSLRLGESVRQGQVVGYVGATGLATGPHLDFRMKKDGSFMNFMTMKFPVVKSIEAKYKDDFTKTAKTALSELARIH